A stretch of DNA from Thermococcus sp.:
ATCCTGTCCGGGGTGGGGGCACTCGTCGTGATGGCCATGAAAAAGGCGGGTGTCCTCCACAAACGATAACCTAATAAAAGAACCTTGCAAAGTTCCCCAGGTGGTGAGAAGATGGCCATAAGAGTGTACAACACCCTGACAAAGCAGAAGGAGGAGTTCAGGCCTTTGAGAGACGGAGAGGTCAGGATGTACGTCTGTGGGCCCACTGTTTACGATTACACCCACATCGGCCACGCGAGGACATACATAGCCTTTGACGTTATCCGGAGATACCTGGAGCACCGCGGTTATACTGTCCTCATGGTCATGAACTTCACTGACATAGACGACAAGATAATCCGGAGGGCCAACGAGACCGGCGAAGACCCTAAGGAGCTCGCCGAGAAGTTCCTGAGGTACTTCCTGGAGGACATGGAGGCACTGAAGGTCAAGCCGGCCGACATCTATCCCCGCGTCACCGAGCACATCCAGGACATCATAGATTTCGTGAAGAAGCTCCAGGAGAAGGGGTACGCCTACGAGGGGAGCGATGGGGTCTACTTCGAGGTTCAGAAGTTCAAGGACTATGGAAAGCTCAGCGGGGTAAAACTTGAGGAGCTCAGGAAAGGGGCGCGCGTTGAGCCGGGCGAGGGCAAGAAGAACCCGGAGGACTTTGCCCTCTGGAAGAAGGCGAAACCGGGAGAGCCGAAGTGGGAAAGCCCCTGGGGCGAGGGAAGGCCCGGCTGGCACATAGAGTGCTCCACGATGAGCACGAGGTACCTCGGTGAGAGCTTCGACATCCACGGCGGCGGGAACGACCTCATCTTCCCGCACCACGAGAACGAGATTGCCCAAACCGAAGCCTGCACCGGCCAGCAGTGGGTCAGGTACTGGCTCCACACCGGGTTCCTGATGGTGAACGGAGAGAAGATGAGCAAGAGCCTCGGAAACTTCATCACGATAAGGGAAGCCCTGAAACGCTACGACCCCGAGGTCATAAGGCTCTTCGTCCTCCAGAGGCACTACAGATCGCCGCTCGACTACACGGAAGAGGGCATGGAGCACGCCAAGAACAACCTGGAGAGGCTATACAACACCCTTGAAAACATCCGTGTGGCTATGGAGAGGGCGGAGCTTTCCTTCAAGTGGGGCCAGGAAGAGTTCGAGGCCTACGAGGCCATTAGGAGCGCGAGAGAGAAGTTCTATGAAGCCATGGACGACGACTTCAACACAGCTGAAGCCATGAAGGCCGTCTTTGAGGTCAGCAGTGCCGTGAACAGGTACCTCAGCAGGGTCGAGAGACCGAAGGAGAGTATCCTCCATAAGGCGATGGAGTTCTTCAGGATAGTCAGCGAGGTCTTCGGCATCTTCGAGGACTACTTCAGGGAGCAGAGGGCTGGCGAGGAGGAGGCGCTCATCGAGCTGCTCATAGAAGTTCGCGCCCAGCTCAGGAAGGAGAAGAACTTCGCCCTGGCAGACAAGATAAGGGCGGAGCTCAGAGAAATGGGCATCCAGCTCGAAGACACGCCCCAAGGAACGATATGGAAGAGGGTTAAGGTCTGATTTCTCCACTTTCTTTTGCCATATTTAAGTCAAAGCTCCGAGCGTAACGCTTAAATATAACCTTCCCCTTGCTCCGTTAAGGGAAATACAATGAAGAAGTTTCCGGCTTATCTCGCTTCTTGGGACGACATAGAAAGGTGGGCAAAGGAAGGCGCTTGGAAGGTTCTGGAGGACGGATGGAGGCCGGACGTTATACTAGGCCTCGCAAGGGGCGGCTGGGTTGCGGCGAGGCTCTACTGCGACTACCTGGGAGTCAAAGACCTCGTCAGCCTCAAGGTCGAGCACTGGGGCGTCACGGCAACTCCTGACGGAAAGGCCAGGCTCAAGTACGGCAGCAGCTACGACCTGAGTGGAAAGAGGGTTCTCATAGTTGACGACATCAGCGACACCGGTGAGAGCCTAACGCTCGCAAAGAACTACGTCGAGGGTCAGAAGCCCGCCGAGATACGGGTCGCAACACTGCTTACCATAAAGGGCTCCCGCTTCAAGCCGGACTACTACGGCGAGGAAATCGACTGGGCGTGGATAGTCTTCCCCTGGAACTTCGTTGAGGACATGATAAACCTCGTCAGCAATCTCTTCGAGGAGAAGGAGGCTCTCACCACAGATGAAATCATCGAGCTGTTCAAGGAACTCCATGGAATGGAAGTCCCGAAGGGCAAGCTTGAGGAAGCCCTCCGTATGGCCGAGCGCAGGAAGGTTTTTAAGTTCCGGGAGGGAGCGTGGCGCAAAGCCCCATGAAGCCCGGGAAGTGGTAGTTTGAATAAGGATAAAAAGGTCGAAGAAATCCGGAGTCACAGTGTTTACGCCCGGGAAATCTACGACATGCACAGCGAAAGCATAGACAGGGTTCTCGAAGACTATGATGACCTCAAAGAGGACTACCTGAACGACCACTCACGCGCCAGAATTGTGAGGATAGTCTTCAACGAGGACAACGGCCTTCCACTGGCGATAGAGTTCAACAGGAAGGACGACAGCTTCAAGGGGTTCACCATAGCCATCGGCAAACCCCACATCAAGAGCAACGGAAATGGAAAAGAAGAAGACTCCCCTCATGGGGACGCCAGCGGCTGAACGTAGAAGCCCATTTCTATTCCCTTTTCACTCCATATTTCGTAGCTGCTGAGGTAGTAGGTTGGGTTCAGGAACAGGGCAGTTAGAGTTCTGTTCTCCCCTGCTATCCAGACAATGTAGTTCTCCGGGTTGTGAGGGTTCCTGATGGCAATAATAACGGCGGCCCCGTTAACGTCTCCAAGTTCTCCCCTGACAACGGGGTCGGTTTCGTTACCCGTGAGCACAAAAGAGGCTGTTTCCCAGCCGGGGTCTTTTTCCAGAACCCATGAACCGGCCTCCGACTTTACAAAACGGAGCGGGAAGTAATTTTCCATGTCCATGACGAGGGAATTGGCCACGGGGCCACCGACCAGGACGAGGTTGGATTCCATGTCCTCCGGCGTGACATTCGCGTCGGCCTTGACCACGATCTCAACGCTCCCGTTCCACTGCGAGTAGAACACCCGAAGGTTATCTGCGATCAGCTCGGCGGTTTTTCTATCGCTTTCAGTGCCCGAGGGATCAGGGTTTTGGGTTCCATAGACCACAACGACCCTGCTCGTCACAGCACCCCTGTCGAATGCTCCCAGAGGCGTCACCGGAACCCTCTCTTGGTAAAGGGATTCAGACATTTCTGGGGGCACCCTCTCCCTAAGCTCGGTTAGCATATCATCAACGTATTCACTCACCGGGACGTTCTCTTCCAAGCTAAGCGCCGCGTACTTGCGGTATACATCCACCATATCCCCTATCCAGAACTCTCCCCAGCCGCGCTGCATCCACATCGCGAGGGCAGCGTAGTCAGGATCAACGCTTGCAAGGGAAAAGTCCATCCAGCCGTCCGCGAAACCCTCGTATACCATCATGGTATCCCACCAGAAGTGTATGTCGTAGGTGGCCAGGTACGGCATGTTCTTTTCAATAGTGTCCTCCAGGTAGCGCAGGGAGTAAGTGTCCCTGTAGTTCCCGTAGAGACCGGGCAGGGTTATGTCGTGACCGAGCTCGTGGTACACGAAGCCCAGGTAGACGAGCTGGTCCAGTCCGGTGTTGTTCACGTAGTCCCTGTTGAGCGGCAGTCCAAACATGGTGTCCCTCGCGGTCTTGTAGCTCCAGGGGGTTCTCTGCGGGTCGCGTCTCACAAGGGGCACCATCCCCCCAGCACCGTATATCTGAGTCCCGTTCCTCACAGGGTTAAAGTTGTGGCCGTGTATCGCCACAAGGTACGGGTGCTTAAATTCGAAGCGCACGCTGGAAACGTCGATGTAGCGCCCCATGAACTCATCTGGAGGGAGCAGTTTAAGGGCATCTTTATACACGTTGAGGTCTTCTGCGTAGTAGTCCTCATGCTGCATGTAGAACTCCATGAAGTTGCTCTTTTCTGCGAAGTCCCTGAGAACCTCAAGGTACTCAGCCGTCCAGGGGTCGTAGAACCCGGCCCACTGCCGCAACTCCGGAGGCTCGGTGCAATGAAGCAGGTCAGCTTCGATGGTGTACAGCATACGGTCCCTGTCCGATATCGTGGTGGCGTTCTGGAGGTGCTTCCTCAGCATAGCGACTGCCGGGTGGTTTCTGTACGGCCTGAACCACGCGTCCACCTCATCAAGGTAGCTCCCCCTGTCGATTACAAACGGGTCGTTCCTGCCGAACGCTAGATAATAGACGATGCTCAGCAGTTCCGAGTTTGGGTTGATCTCCACTGAGACGTGGGGGCTTATCTCATACGCCCTCACCAGGGCAGTTGAGGCAGTTATCGATGCCGCCACGGCGATGACAATTATCAACACAGCCAGTCTCTTCATGACAACACCCGATAGTATTTAATGAACACACTTTTTAAGTGTTTTGAGGGCGGCAGGTTTTAAAACCGGCACGTGAAATGGATTAGGGTGACCGAAAATGAGGGCGAGGACACCGGCAACGGTTATGCTCATCATGATGTTCGCCGGCATGATTATGCCGTTCTCGTGGGGCTCTTCCGGGAGACCGTTAATCGTGACCAGCATAGCACCCCTTGCCGCGATAGTCCAGGATGCCTTCGGCAACTCCGTGGATGTGGTCTATATAATTCCTCCCGGGGCGGACCCGCATGAGTACCAGCTCACGGCGAGTCAGATAGAACTCCTTCGGAAGGCGGACGTGATAGTAACAACGGGCGGCCATCTTCCGGTTGAGAAACGGATAGATGAGCTGAAGAAGGAGGGCACGATAAGCGGGGAGGTTCTGTTCATTGACGACTACAAGCGGGAGGGCTTTCGCTATCTCCCCGAGCACTGGTACGGCAACAAGGACAACCCCCACGGCATCTGGCTAGACCCGACCAACGCCCTGGCCATAGCAAGGGCCACGGAAAAGGCGCTTGAAAGAACCGATGGGGACAACGCCAACGTTTACCGGGCGGAGTATGAGAGCTTTGAGAACCGGGTGATGACTGTGGTCCGCTCCTATAAGGCCCTCGTCGGGGGTGAAAAAAGTGCCGTGATCCAGATGCCCGCGGATCAGTACGCAATAGAGTGGCTTGGAATCAAGGCGATAGCGTCCATAAAACCCGAGGAAGAGGTTCCCGCGATGGGGGTGGACGAACTCGTTTCGGCGGCACTCAAATCCGACGTTATAGTCTATGCTGCGGATAGCCCGGATCAGCTGAAGGAAGCCGCAAGGGAGCTCTCGGCCAAGAGCGGGAAGCCCTCCGCGGAGATAACCGTTTTCTGGAGCGAGAGGCCTTACACGGAGATACTAATCGAAAACAGCGCCGCGGTTGTCAGGGCCCTTGGAGGAAAGGCACCTGAAAGAGAGCCCGTGGCGGAAACGGACGTGACGAGGTACGTTGCCATCTCCCTTGTGGTCGGAATCGTTCTGGGGACTGCCCTCGGTGTCGTCATCAAGAAATGATGCCCTTCTCGTTTCTTTAAACAAAAGAGTGGAAAAGGGAAAAGGTCACTCCCTCTTGTAGGGCCTTCCGTCCCACTTCGGCGGCCTGGCTTTTCCGATGATTCCTGCAACTATTACGAGGGTCATTATGTAGGGCAGCATGAGGATGAACTGCCCGGGTATTATGTGGAGCGGTGCCAGCCACGCCGCCAGTGCGTCGAAGAAACCAAACAGCCAGCCGCCGAGGAGGGCAACGAGGGGGTTCCAGCCGCTGAAGACCATGTTGGCGAGTGCTATGAATCCCCTGCCAGCGGACATGGTCTTCTGAACAACCCCAAGCCAGGCAACGCTCATATAGGCTCCTCCGAGACCGGCCAGGGCGTGTCCATAGACCGTTGACCAGAACCTGTACTTTTCGACGTTGATACCAAGTGCATCCGCGGCCTCCGGGTTTTCACCGACGGAGCGGACGCGGAGACCGAGGGGAGTCTTGAAGAGCACCCACCAGGTTATTACCGCTATTGCTATGGTAACGAAAATCATCGGGCTTATCTTGCCGTACTTGGTGTTCCAGCTCCAGAGAGTAACAGCGACCTGGTGCTGACCGGCGGTTCCCCAGTAGGCGAGTATGCCGAAGGGGACGACGCCCATGGCGAGAAGGTTGATGCCTATACCTGGAATGACGTGGTCACCCTTGAGGTAGACCGTGAGAACTCCGTGCAGTATTCCGAAGATCATCCCCGTGACAATGCCTCCTATGAGCCCCATGACTCCGCTACCGGTGACTTCTGCCACTATGGCACCAAAGAACGCACTCATTAGGAGGACTCCCTCATAGCCGATGCTGACCACGCCTGCCCTCTCGCTCCAGACGGCACCAACGCTCGTTAGCACTATGGGCACCATGGCCATGAGGGAGGTAATCAGGATGGAGAGTATTGATCCTAGGTCCATCAGGCCTCCCCCCTCCTAAAAGCCTTCTTGATGAGGTCATAAAGTCCCGGTATCGCAACCGTGATAACTATGATGCCCTGTATGACTTTGATAATCTCCAGGGGCACCTGTGCCCCAATCTGCATCATTGGGGTTCCTGCGCGGAGCATTCCAAAGAATATTGCCGCAAAGATTATGCCCAGGGGGTGGTTTCTGCCAACGAGGGCGACGCCTATTCCGTCGAAACCAAGGCCATACACGTTGGCCATTCCCTGGCTTATGGCGTACGTCGGCGGCTCGCCCATGATCTTCATGGCACCACCAAGACCGCTCATGATTCCGCCTATAACAAAGGACCATATTATCGCTTTGTTCGGGTTAACACCACCGTATCTTGCCGCTTTTGGGTTAATTCCACTTGCCCTCATGCCAAACCCAAAGACTGTGTGCCAGAGGAGGTAGTACGTCAGGACTGAGGCGATGACTGCAATTATGAAAGCTATTGAGAGGTCAGTGTTCCCTATCAGGGGGAGCCTGGCACTCTCCGGTATCCTTATGGTCTTGTTGGGGTCGTTGGGGTTGGCGTAGGGACCGACGACGAGCCAGAGGACGAAGAACCACGCTATCCAGTTGAGCATGATGGTGGATATAACCTCGTGGACACCGCGGTAGACCTTAAGGAAGGCCGCGGGGAGGCTCCAGAGCGCACCGAGGAGCATGCCCATTGCCAGTCCGAACCACATGTTGCCCCATATGTTGGTGAAGATGACTGCCGCTATCGCGCCGAAGTAGAAGGAACCTTCTGCACCTATGTTAAATATTCCAGTCCTGGCGCTTATGGCGAATGTAAGTGCAGTGAGCATTATCGGGGTGGAGTACGCGAGGGTGCTGGCTATACCGTTGGTTGAGCCGAGGGCACCCTTAAAGAGCCAGTAGTAGGTTTCAACCGGACTGTAACCGAAGGTCAAGAGCACTATGGCTCCCAGGAGGAAGCCGACGAAGATGGCTATGAGGCTCTCGATGAGAGCTTTGAAGTTGAAGAACTTAAGGACATCACTTTTTGAGCTCTTCATAGCGTATTCCCCCCATCATCATTCCTATCTCCTCTGTGGTGATCTCCTCAGGCTTCACAACGCCCATGAACTCGCCCTCGTAGATTATTCCCATCCTGTCGCTGAGCTGCACGACCTCATCGAGGTCGGCTGAGACGAGAAGGACCGCCTTGCCCTCGTTTCTCAGCTTGATCAGGTAGTTTCTGATGTACTCTGTTGAGGCCACATCAACACCCCTGGTGGGCTGGGCGGCTATTATCAAGACGGGCTGCTTGCTGACCTCCCTCGCCACGATGAGCTTCTGCTGGTTTCCTCCGCTGAGGCTTTTGACAGGGGCGTCCACTCCCGGAGCGGATATTTCGAATTGCTCGATGAGCCCCATCGTGTGCTTCTTTGCCTTGCCCCAGTCTATGGTACCCTTCCAGCGCTGGAATTCCTTTCTCCACTGAAGTCCGAGTATGGCGTTCTCGGTAACGGTCATGTCAAGGATCAAACCCATGTGAGTCCTGTCTTCCGGGATGTGCGCCATCCCTGCATCGTAAAGCTCCTTTGGAGGCCTTCCGGTGATGTCCTGGCCGTTTAATAGTACCTCTCCCTTTTCGGGCTTTCTAAGTCCGGTGATGGCTTCTATGAGTTCCGTCTGCCCATTTCCTTCGACCCCGGCTATTCCGAATATTTCGCCGGCCCTCACCTCAAAGGACAGGCCTTTAACGGCATCCTCTCCCCTGTCACCCTTGACCCACAGGTTCTTGATCTCAAGTATAGGCTCTCCGGGTTCTTTCGGCGGCTTCTGTATTCTGAGAACCACGTCCCTTCCAACCATCATCCTGGCCAGCAGCTGGGGGGTTGCCTCGCTCGTGTTGACTGTTCCAATGACTTCACCCTTCCTGATGACCGTAACGCGGTCGGTGAGCTCCATGACCTCGTTGAGCTTGTGGCTGATGAAGATTATCGTCTTGCCCTCGGCCTTTAACTTCTTGAGGACGGCAAAGAGCTCCTCGACCTCAATGGGTGTCAGCACTGCCGTTGGCTCGTCGAGTATGAGAACGTCAACGTCTCTGAAGAGCATCTTGAGTATCTCAATTCTCTGCTGGACTCCAACGGGGAGTTCCTCCACCGGAACATCGAGGGGCACTTTAAAGTTTAGATCCTCCATAAGCCTCTGGAGCTTTTCGCGGGCGGCATCAACATCTATCTTCGAAAACATTCCGTGCCCTTCCATTCCAAGGATTATGTTGTGAAGAGCATCAAAAACCTCAACGAGGGTGAAGTGCTGGTGAACCATACCGATGCCGTTTGCGAGGGCATCGGCCGGACTCTTAAAGCGGGTCTCCTTACCGCGGACGTAGATTTTACCCGCGGTCGGGTGGAGCATTCCAAAGAGAATTTTCATGAGGGTCGTCTTTCCGGCGCCGTTCTCACCCAGGAGGCCGAGTATCTCGCCCTGATATACAGTTAGATCAACACCCTTGAGAGCCCTTGTGCCGTCGGGATACACCTTCACTATTCCCTTCATCTCTAGTATTGGAGTCTCTCCCATGCAAGCACCCCCGGAAATTTAAAGAATCTACGCACAAAATTTGGCAGGTAAAAAAATAAGATTTAAAGAAAATCACTTGGCAAGCTGCATCATTTCCTGCCAGGTCTTGGCATTCCTTATGGCCTCGATCTCGTCCTTGTTGAACGCCTTCGGAACCTTGATCTCACCGCTGATTATCTTCTGCTTGAGCTCGTCGACTGCCTGCCATATCCAGTCCGGAACCTGCTTCCTGGTGTCCTCAAGGTACTTCCTGAGCTCATCCTTGTTGGTGAATCCAAGCTCCTTAAGCTTCTGCTGCTGGGTGTCCTCCGGGAGGGAGTCGAACATGGCCATGACGTCGTCAACGGTGCTGACGCCGACACCGTTCTCCTTGAGGCCGAGCTCGACGACACCGCCCTTGAAGTTGCCCTCAACGGCGTCCTTGACGGCGGTGTAAACACCGACGTCAACGCGCTTCATCATGCTGGCAATGATCGCTCCGGGCTTGATCCAGTCCTGGGCTGAGTCAACACCGACGGCGAAGGGCGGGCCCATCTTCTGGTTGTGGGCCTTGAGGTACTCCTCAACGGCCTGGAACACACCGACACCGGTTCCGCCGGCGACCTGGTAGATGACCCAGGCGCCCTGGTCAAGCTGGGCCTTGGCGGCCTGGTAGCCCTTGGCGGGGTCGGTGAAGGTTCCGGTGTACTGGTAGAGAACGTCTATCTTAACGTCCTTTCCGGTCTTCTGCTTGTAGTAGTCCTCGGCCCAGGCAACACCGAAGCGGTAGCCGCCCTCGAACTTGTAGAGAACAGGTATCTCCATTCCAAGGACGATTCCAACCTTGTCCTTACCGCTCTCGGCGGCAATGAGAGCAGAGAGAGCGCCTATGAGTGCGGAGCCCTCGTTCTCCTTGAAGAGTATCATCATGACGTTGTCGGGCATCTCCGGGTCAAAACCGTCGATGATTGCAAAGTGCTGGTTCGGATACTCCGCGGCGACCTTCTTGACAGCGTCGGTCATCATGAAACCAACCGCGATTATAACGAGATAGTCCCCCTGCTGGGCCAGGGTTTCAAGGTTCTTGACGTAGTCGTCCTCCGTGTTGCTCTGAAGCTCAACGAGCTCAAGGTTGAAGTCCTCGGATGCCTTCTTGGCACCAAGGTATGCCATGTCGTTGAAGCTCAGGTCACCCCTTCCACCGACATCATAGACGATGGCAATCTTGCCCTTGGTCTGTGTGGATGTTTCTCCTCCTCCGGAAGAGATACAGCCACTGGCCACGACGCTTATGGCCAAGAGGCCGATTAAAAACAGGCTTAACCACTTCCTCATCTGAGACCCTCCGCGAGTTTTGCAGATGTATATAGGCGGCGAAAATATATACTTTGCGGTGCCCACAAAACCGAAAACACGGGAAAGAATTTTAACCTCGGAGTAAAAGTTTTTTGTGATGACCATGCTGAAGAAAATAGCTGAACTGGATTCGGGGGTCATTTTAATCACCGGTGACGGGAAGAGACTTGCGAGGATATACCTGAACGCATGGACAAAGGGAGGAAGGCGCATACTTGCCGAGTACCTGCCATTCCAGGTCGATGGCGATACATACATCGGCTCACCCTTTGAGAGCGACGACTTTGAAGTCTATCTCATCGTCAATCCCCTTTCGCGCTCAAAGGCCGAGAGGGAGAAGTTAAAAGAGTGGCTCGCTTCGCATAGGGACAGACTCGTCCTGCTCTACGAGCGCAAGTACGTGAAGGACTCAATAACCCGCTATGGAATAAGGAGATTCATCGATTATCTAATAGCCTACAAGAGGGAAACAGTTGGCTTCGAAAGGGTGGACGTCATGCGGCTGGAAGATGGAAGGGTGGCTGAAAGTAAAACCTACGTGAGGAGGTACTGAATTTATAAATGGTGACTCCGAGCCAACTCCGCCCGATGACGAGCGGTTTCGGGTCTGAAGTGTGATGACACCAGCTATCGCCGAGGGCATTCATAATTATTATATATGCATAAGTCCCTCGCTCATAGGGTGGTAAAAAATGCTGGGAAAACTCAAGGAGAAGTTAGGATCATTCGTGGACAAGGTCTCACAGACTGAAATAAGTGAGAAGGACGTGGAAAATGCGCTCTGGGATCTGGAAATAGAGCTTCTTGAGGCGGATGTTGCCCTTGAAACCGTCGAGGAGCTCAAGGAGAGGATAAAAGAGAAGCTCGTCGGCCAGAAGGTCAAGATTGGAACTAACAAAAAGGCACTGGTTGAAGAGGCCGTCCGTGAAGCCGTGCTTGAGGTTCTAACACCCGAGAGGAGGATAGACCTTCTTGAGATGATCAGGTCAAAGGAGGAGAAGCCCTTCGTTATAGCCTTCGTGGGCTTCAACGGTTCCGGTAAGACAACGACCATAGCCAAGCTCGCCCACTGGCTCAAGAAGAACGGTTTGAGCGTTGTCATAGCCGCCAGCGACACCTTTAGAGCCGGGGCGATCGAGCAGGTCGAAGAGCACGCAAAGCGCGTTGGTGTCAAGGTCATAAAGCACTCCTACGGTGCCGACCCAGCGGCCGTTGCCTACGACGCTATCCAGCACGCTAAAGCAAGGGGTCTCGATGTGGTTCTCATAGACACCGCGGGAAGGAACGAGCTGAACAGAAACCTCATGGATGAGATGAAGAAGATAGCCCGAGTAACCAAACCCGACCTGGTGATATTCGTCGGCGATAGTTTGGCCGGGAACTCCGTCGTCGAGCAGGCGAAGCAGTTCAATGAGGCGGTGAAGATCGACGGGGTAATCCTCACGAAGCTGGACGCGGATGCGAGAGGAGGGGCGGCGCTCAGCATAAGCCACGCGATAGGCGCGCCGATACTCTTCGTCGGCGTCGGCCAGGGCTACGACGACCTCAAGCCCTTCGACGAGAGGTGGTTCGTGGAGAGGATTTTTGGGGAGGCTTAGAATAGCCTCTGTATCTCTTCCAAATTTACACTGGCGGTCATGTCGATGTTTATCGGCGTCACGCTGACCTTCCTCTCGACCTTGAGGGCGTAGGCGTCGGTTCCGGGCTCGAACTTCTCGCACTTCCTTCCGACTATCCAGTAGTACGGATGTCCCCGAGGGTCGATGCGCTCCTCTATGGTCGGACGGTACCTCCTCCTGGCGAGCCTTGTCACCACTATCTCCGTCTCCGGCGTGGCGTCTCTGGGCACGTTCACGTTGAGCATGTCAACGCCCTTTGGAAAGCCCCTCTCAAGAACTGCCTTGGCTATCCTCCTCAGAAAATGCGATGCAACGGAGAAGTCTATCCCCTCCCCCTCACTGAGAGTCTTTCTCCAGTCAACTTCAAGGCTCACTGCTATGCTCGGGATACCGTGCGTGGCAGTTTCAATAGCCGCCGATGCTGTCCCGGAAACTGTTATCTCGGTGCTGAGGTTCTCACCGAGGTTTATCCCGCTTATAGCGAGGTCGAAGTCTGTGAAACGCGCGAGGGCGAAGATTACACAGTCCACGGGCATTCCATCGAGACCGTAGGCAACCTCTGCGCCGGGGACGTCAATGAGCTTGGCCCTGAGAGGGCGGTGAAGGGTCATTGCCCTGCCACTGGCACTCCTCTGGAAGAGGGGGGCAACGACGTAAACCTCTCCGAGGTCTTTCACGGCCTCAACTGCGGCACGGATGCCCTTGGAATAAATTCCATCGTCGTTCGTGATGAGTATCCGTGGCATGATAAGAACCTCAACCTCACCTTTAAAAACCCTAACTCCCAGCCGGGTTCAGGTGAGAGGATGAGCTACTGGACGAGTGAGGACAACGTGGCCGGAAGACCGGGGACGGCGCTGTTTATCATACTCCCGACCATCGGGTGCTACCGCTTTAGGATAAACGAAGCCTGCTACATGTGCGCATACCCCACCGCCGCACCGAAGGTCAGGTGGAGCCAGGAGGCGATAGTTGACTACGTCCGCGAGGCACTCAAGAAGATCGAGGGTAAGAAGGGGCCCTTCGCCGTCAGAATGTTCACCTCGGGCTCGTTCCTGGACAACGGCGAGCTTAAGCCCGAGACGAGGCGGCAGATCTTCGAAATCCTCGCTGAGAGAGAAAACGTTAAAGAAATCGTCATAGAGAGCAGGAGCGAACTCGTCCGCTACGATGCAGTGAAGGAGCTGGCAGAGATAGTCCCTGACAAGCACTTCGAGGTTGCCATAGGCCTTGAAACTGCCAACGATGATATAGCGGACGTTTCAATAA
This window harbors:
- the surE gene encoding 5'/3'-nucleotidase SurE translates to MPRILITNDDGIYSKGIRAAVEAVKDLGEVYVVAPLFQRSASGRAMTLHRPLRAKLIDVPGAEVAYGLDGMPVDCVIFALARFTDFDLAISGINLGENLSTEITVSGTASAAIETATHGIPSIAVSLEVDWRKTLSEGEGIDFSVASHFLRRIAKAVLERGFPKGVDMLNVNVPRDATPETEIVVTRLARRRYRPTIEERIDPRGHPYYWIVGRKCEKFEPGTDAYALKVERKVSVTPINIDMTASVNLEEIQRLF
- the ftsY gene encoding signal recognition particle-docking protein FtsY; translated protein: MLGKLKEKLGSFVDKVSQTEISEKDVENALWDLEIELLEADVALETVEELKERIKEKLVGQKVKIGTNKKALVEEAVREAVLEVLTPERRIDLLEMIRSKEEKPFVIAFVGFNGSGKTTTIAKLAHWLKKNGLSVVIAASDTFRAGAIEQVEEHAKRVGVKVIKHSYGADPAAVAYDAIQHAKARGLDVVLIDTAGRNELNRNLMDEMKKIARVTKPDLVIFVGDSLAGNSVVEQAKQFNEAVKIDGVILTKLDADARGGAALSISHAIGAPILFVGVGQGYDDLKPFDERWFVERIFGEA
- a CDS encoding ABC transporter ATP-binding protein is translated as MGETPILEMKGIVKVYPDGTRALKGVDLTVYQGEILGLLGENGAGKTTLMKILFGMLHPTAGKIYVRGKETRFKSPADALANGIGMVHQHFTLVEVFDALHNIILGMEGHGMFSKIDVDAAREKLQRLMEDLNFKVPLDVPVEELPVGVQQRIEILKMLFRDVDVLILDEPTAVLTPIEVEELFAVLKKLKAEGKTIIFISHKLNEVMELTDRVTVIRKGEVIGTVNTSEATPQLLARMMVGRDVVLRIQKPPKEPGEPILEIKNLWVKGDRGEDAVKGLSFEVRAGEIFGIAGVEGNGQTELIEAITGLRKPEKGEVLLNGQDITGRPPKELYDAGMAHIPEDRTHMGLILDMTVTENAILGLQWRKEFQRWKGTIDWGKAKKHTMGLIEQFEISAPGVDAPVKSLSGGNQQKLIVAREVSKQPVLIIAAQPTRGVDVASTEYIRNYLIKLRNEGKAVLLVSADLDEVVQLSDRMGIIYEGEFMGVVKPEEITTEEIGMMMGGIRYEELKK
- a CDS encoding BMP family protein, which encodes MRKWLSLFLIGLLAISVVASGCISSGGGETSTQTKGKIAIVYDVGGRGDLSFNDMAYLGAKKASEDFNLELVELQSNTEDDYVKNLETLAQQGDYLVIIAVGFMMTDAVKKVAAEYPNQHFAIIDGFDPEMPDNVMMILFKENEGSALIGALSALIAAESGKDKVGIVLGMEIPVLYKFEGGYRFGVAWAEDYYKQKTGKDVKIDVLYQYTGTFTDPAKGYQAAKAQLDQGAWVIYQVAGGTGVGVFQAVEEYLKAHNQKMGPPFAVGVDSAQDWIKPGAIIASMMKRVDVGVYTAVKDAVEGNFKGGVVELGLKENGVGVSTVDDVMAMFDSLPEDTQQQKLKELGFTNKDELRKYLEDTRKQVPDWIWQAVDELKQKIISGEIKVPKAFNKDEIEAIRNAKTWQEMMQLAK